Proteins encoded within one genomic window of Deltaproteobacteria bacterium:
- the lon gene encoding endopeptidase La, giving the protein MFGNADQPTNLPVLPLRNAVLFPNSIAPMAVGRKFSLSAVEAAMEDNSLIAIFTQIDPDVEVPVGSDLHPYGTLAKVLKVMKERESGTKTVLLQGISRVKLLRFTSITPHMRVDVEYPEEQKADDAEIEALSKKTKELALEVIQNSPNIPAEAKQFVTEIQDIGPLCDLIAANMNVPIEEKITILQTMDIKARCRRVGRLLHNELELIKVKKRIDDEIRTELDKNQKEYYLRKQMDAIRKELGDDDSPESDVDELKKRVEDANLPTEAKEAADREIKRLQRIPPSSPEHTVSLTYLEWILDLPWSKTTEDKIEIQLAQEILDEDSYGLEKVKKRILEFLAVRKLKPEIKGPILCLVGPPGVGKTSLGASIAKAMGRKFYRMSLGGLHDEAEIRGHRRTYIGSMPGRILQGLKKVGVRNPVFVLDELDKLGADFRGDPSSALLEVLDPEQNNTFSDNYMQIPYDLSQVLFIGTANRADTIPIALRDRLEIIEIPGYTSQEKMIIARSHLIKEELDNHGIKPEQLEITDEGLGMIVDHYTREAGVRQLKRNIAGICRAAARTIAGGDAERIVVGVELVEEFLGPEQYFQEVAERTSQAGVATGMAWTPAGGDILFIETTMMRGKGNLILTGKLGEVMQESARAALSYIRSKATEFDIDPEIFEKVDLHIHIPSGAIPKDGPSAGITLVAALASLLTGRKVSPDVAMTGEVTLRGQVLQVGGIKEKILAAKRAGIKRILLPEKNRKDLVEVAENLREGLEFHFISNIEDALSTALEAPVPPTAAH; this is encoded by the coding sequence ATGTTCGGAAATGCCGATCAACCGACGAATCTGCCGGTTCTTCCCCTTCGCAACGCGGTACTATTCCCCAACTCGATCGCGCCGATGGCCGTGGGACGCAAGTTCTCGCTCTCCGCAGTCGAAGCGGCGATGGAGGACAACAGTCTCATCGCCATTTTCACGCAGATCGATCCCGACGTCGAAGTGCCCGTGGGCAGCGACCTGCATCCCTACGGAACGCTCGCCAAGGTTCTGAAGGTGATGAAGGAGCGCGAGTCGGGCACCAAGACGGTGCTCCTGCAGGGCATCTCGCGCGTGAAGCTGCTTCGGTTCACCTCGATCACGCCGCACATGCGCGTGGACGTCGAGTATCCCGAAGAGCAGAAGGCCGATGACGCCGAGATCGAAGCGCTTTCGAAGAAGACGAAGGAACTCGCGCTCGAAGTCATCCAGAACAGTCCGAATATCCCCGCCGAGGCCAAGCAGTTCGTCACCGAGATCCAGGACATCGGGCCGCTGTGCGACCTGATCGCGGCGAACATGAACGTGCCCATCGAGGAGAAGATCACGATTCTCCAGACGATGGACATCAAGGCCCGGTGCCGGCGCGTGGGACGCCTGCTGCACAACGAGCTCGAGCTCATCAAGGTCAAGAAGCGCATCGACGACGAGATCCGCACGGAGCTCGACAAAAACCAGAAGGAATACTACCTGCGCAAGCAGATGGACGCGATCCGCAAGGAGCTGGGCGACGACGACAGCCCGGAGAGCGACGTCGACGAACTCAAAAAGCGCGTCGAGGACGCGAATCTGCCGACGGAAGCCAAGGAGGCCGCGGACCGCGAGATCAAACGTCTCCAGCGCATTCCGCCGTCGAGCCCCGAGCACACGGTGTCGCTGACGTATCTGGAATGGATCCTCGATTTGCCGTGGAGCAAAACCACCGAGGACAAGATCGAGATTCAACTGGCGCAGGAAATCCTCGACGAGGATTCCTACGGTCTCGAGAAGGTCAAGAAGCGCATTCTGGAATTCCTCGCCGTGCGCAAGCTCAAGCCCGAGATCAAGGGCCCGATCCTGTGCCTGGTCGGCCCTCCGGGCGTCGGCAAGACGTCGCTGGGCGCCAGTATCGCCAAGGCCATGGGACGCAAGTTCTATCGCATGAGCCTCGGCGGTCTGCACGACGAAGCCGAGATTCGCGGCCACCGACGCACGTACATCGGTTCGATGCCGGGCCGCATCCTGCAGGGATTGAAAAAAGTCGGCGTGCGAAACCCCGTGTTCGTGCTCGACGAGCTCGACAAGCTGGGCGCCGATTTTCGCGGTGATCCGTCGTCGGCGCTGCTCGAAGTGCTCGACCCCGAGCAGAACAACACCTTCTCCGACAACTACATGCAGATCCCCTACGACCTGTCCCAGGTACTGTTCATCGGCACCGCGAACCGCGCCGACACGATCCCCATCGCCCTGCGTGACCGCCTCGAGATCATCGAGATCCCCGGCTACACGAGCCAGGAGAAGATGATCATCGCGCGCTCGCATCTCATCAAGGAAGAGCTCGACAATCATGGCATCAAGCCCGAGCAGCTCGAGATCACGGACGAAGGTCTCGGGATGATCGTCGATCACTACACGCGCGAGGCCGGAGTCCGGCAGCTCAAGCGAAATATCGCGGGCATCTGCCGGGCGGCGGCGCGCACGATCGCGGGCGGCGACGCCGAGCGGATCGTGGTCGGGGTCGAATTGGTCGAGGAATTCCTGGGACCGGAGCAGTATTTTCAGGAAGTGGCGGAGCGCACCAGTCAGGCGGGCGTCGCAACGGGGATGGCCTGGACGCCGGCCGGCGGCGACATCCTCTTCATCGAGACGACGATGATGCGCGGCAAGGGCAATCTGATCCTGACCGGAAAGCTCGGTGAGGTGATGCAGGAATCCGCACGGGCCGCGTTGTCGTATATCCGTAGCAAGGCCACGGAGTTCGACATCGACCCGGAGATCTTCGAGAAGGTCGACCTGCACATTCATATCCCGAGCGGCGCCATCCCCAAGGACGGTCCCTCGGCGGGCATCACGCTGGTGGCGGCGCTCGCCTCGCTGCTGACCGGACGCAAGGTCAGCCCCGACGTGGCCATGACCGGCGAGGTGACGCTGCGCGGACAGGTCCTGCAGGTCGGCGGCATCAAGGAAAAGATCCTCGCCGCCAAGCGCGCCGGCATCAAACGCATCCTGCTGCCCGAGAAGAATCGCAAAGATCTGGTGGAGGTGGCCGAGAACCTGCGCGAGGGGCTCGAGTTCCACTTCATCAGCAACATCGAGGATGCGCTGAGCACGGCGCTCGAGGCGCCCGTGCCGCCGACCGCGGCGCACTGA
- a CDS encoding ATP-grasp domain-containing protein, whose amino-acid sequence MNLVFVSPHFPPQYHLFCVAARRRGINVVGVGDAPFESLRAELAAALAEYVYVSDMNDDDAMIRAMGYMTSRHGKIDRIDSLNEHWLEVEARLRENFNVFGQKPADTARNRSKSAMREVFRAAGVPCTEGTAFTTAAQATVFAKQHGYPLVIKPDTGVGAAKTYKVRNAAELDAALADNLDGYVIEKFATGKLGSFDGLVDRDGRIVICISNIYSSGIMEIVNERRPLHYYTRREIPAKLEDYGKRVIAAFGIRERFFHIEFFETDDDFVALEVNVRPPGGFTTDMMNYAIEGDIYDLWARVLSEGTIPDFTYERRYHVMYVGRRRGAPHRFIAEEIRVALGDRFILYREMPDAFAGAMGDEMFLLRDSSLEPLLEAERMIQETAP is encoded by the coding sequence ATGAATCTGGTCTTTGTCTCACCGCATTTCCCGCCGCAGTACCACCTGTTCTGCGTCGCGGCGCGGCGGCGGGGTATCAACGTGGTGGGTGTCGGCGATGCGCCGTTCGAGTCGTTGCGCGCGGAGCTGGCTGCGGCGCTCGCGGAGTACGTCTACGTCTCCGACATGAACGACGACGACGCGATGATCCGCGCAATGGGCTACATGACGTCCCGCCACGGCAAGATCGACCGGATCGATTCCCTCAACGAACACTGGCTGGAGGTCGAGGCGCGCCTGCGCGAAAACTTCAACGTCTTCGGACAGAAGCCTGCCGACACCGCGCGAAACCGCAGCAAGTCGGCGATGCGCGAGGTCTTCCGCGCCGCGGGCGTGCCCTGCACCGAGGGGACCGCGTTCACCACCGCGGCTCAGGCGACGGTTTTCGCGAAGCAGCACGGCTATCCGCTCGTCATCAAGCCCGACACGGGCGTGGGCGCGGCGAAGACGTACAAAGTGCGCAACGCGGCAGAACTCGACGCCGCGCTCGCCGACAACCTCGACGGCTACGTCATCGAGAAATTTGCGACGGGCAAGCTCGGCAGCTTCGACGGACTGGTCGATCGCGACGGGCGCATCGTGATTTGCATCTCGAACATCTACAGCTCGGGCATCATGGAGATCGTGAACGAGCGTCGCCCCCTGCACTATTACACGCGCCGCGAGATCCCCGCGAAACTGGAAGACTACGGAAAACGCGTGATCGCCGCGTTCGGCATCCGCGAGCGGTTCTTTCACATCGAGTTTTTCGAGACCGACGACGACTTCGTCGCGCTCGAGGTCAACGTGCGTCCGCCGGGCGGATTCACGACCGACATGATGAACTACGCCATTGAAGGCGACATCTATGACCTGTGGGCACGCGTCTTGTCGGAAGGCACGATTCCCGATTTCACGTACGAACGACGTTATCATGTCATGTACGTGGGGCGTCGGCGCGGCGCACCGCATCGGTTCATCGCCGAAGAGATCCGCGTCGCGCTCGGCGACCGGTTCATTCTCTACCGGGAGATGCCCGACGCGTTTGCGGGCGCGATGGGAGACGAGATGTTTCTGCTGCGCGATTCCTCGCTCGAACCCTTGCTCGAAGCCGAGCGGATGATTCAGGAGACGGCCCCCTAG
- a CDS encoding fatty acid desaturase, translated as MARDRTWFKVQDDVLARIRQTLPPERVRELQKLRPWRHFLTVARQFTQMFACGYVCWVSENPFIWVPAAALQGFTALGFIILLHEQLHNVIFTKPHPRLSRALALIYSWPSAISATQFTRWHLDHHGNLGHEVDDPKRGNLSPKTNARWLKALYFTVALVGIYARAAGAENKRYDEALRAKIRRERMTNFGLHIALAVVIGLVGGWYTLARVHLIPMMVFFPIAFIVNRLGQHYWIDETDPAKWGTRVDGNPIIHYLFLWSNFHIEHHYYPLVPMYNLRRLNLELRPFFNEIGWPNRTYRELLWGWVVENRKSHTNWDAAPTTHA; from the coding sequence ATGGCCCGAGATCGAACCTGGTTCAAGGTGCAGGACGACGTTCTGGCGCGCATCCGCCAGACGCTTCCGCCCGAGCGCGTCCGCGAGCTTCAAAAGCTTCGCCCGTGGCGGCATTTCCTCACCGTCGCGCGACAATTCACGCAGATGTTCGCGTGCGGATACGTCTGCTGGGTGTCCGAAAATCCGTTCATCTGGGTTCCGGCGGCGGCGCTTCAGGGATTCACGGCGCTGGGTTTCATCATCCTGCTGCACGAGCAGCTTCATAACGTCATCTTCACCAAGCCGCACCCGCGCCTGTCGCGCGCGCTCGCCCTCATCTACTCCTGGCCGAGCGCCATCTCGGCGACGCAGTTCACCCGATGGCACCTGGATCACCACGGCAACCTCGGCCACGAGGTCGACGATCCCAAGCGCGGCAACCTGTCGCCGAAAACGAATGCGCGCTGGTTGAAGGCGCTGTACTTCACGGTCGCACTGGTGGGGATTTACGCCCGCGCCGCCGGGGCCGAGAACAAGCGCTACGACGAGGCGCTGCGCGCGAAGATTCGTCGGGAGCGGATGACCAACTTCGGCCTGCACATCGCGCTCGCCGTGGTCATCGGCCTCGTGGGTGGGTGGTACACGCTCGCGCGGGTCCACCTGATCCCCATGATGGTGTTCTTCCCGATCGCCTTCATCGTCAATCGGCTCGGGCAGCACTACTGGATCGACGAGACGGACCCCGCCAAGTGGGGTACGCGCGTGGACGGAAACCCGATCATCCACTACCTGTTCCTGTGGTCGAACTTCCACATCGAGCACCACTATTATCCGCTCGTCCCGATGTACAATTTGCGCCGCCTGAATCTGGAACTGCGTCCGTTTTTCAACGAGATCGGCTGGCCGAATCGCACCTACCGCGAACTCCTTTGGGGTTGGGTCGTCGAGAATCGCAAGTCCCACACGAACTGGGATGCCGCCCCGACCACGCATGCCTGA
- a CDS encoding NADH-quinone oxidoreductase subunit A, with amino-acid sequence MLFEFATVLVFLVVAVLFVFGALFVGRFVRPNLPDAQKSLVYECGERPIGGAWFNFNPRFYVMALVFIVFDVEIALTFPVAAVVRRWIEEGRAFTAIVEVTLFLAVLIAALVFVWAKGHLDWVREIQSPEDHG; translated from the coding sequence GTGCTTTTCGAGTTCGCGACCGTTTTGGTCTTCCTCGTCGTCGCTGTTCTTTTCGTGTTCGGCGCGCTGTTCGTCGGACGCTTCGTCCGACCGAACCTGCCCGACGCGCAAAAATCCCTCGTGTACGAATGCGGCGAGCGGCCCATCGGCGGCGCGTGGTTCAACTTCAATCCGCGCTTTTACGTCATGGCGCTCGTCTTCATCGTCTTCGATGTGGAAATTGCGCTCACGTTCCCCGTCGCCGCCGTCGTGCGTCGATGGATCGAGGAAGGCCGTGCGTTCACCGCGATCGTCGAAGTCACGCTCTTTCTCGCCGTGCTGATCGCGGCTCTCGTTTTCGTTTGGGCGAAGGGGCATCTCGATTGGGTTCGCGAAATCCAATCGCCGGAGGATCATGGATGA
- the hydE gene encoding [FeFe] hydrogenase H-cluster radical SAM maturase HydE: MREPGLPIDFSDRSSIEAWLCEGDPIRLEELWIAADEMRREHVGDAVHLRGLVEISNHCVRQCLYCGIRAGHRELVRYRLTMSEVLECAHEAVRRGYGTLVVQAGEDPGWTRDSVCDLIRRVKSETGLAVTLSLGERDDDEILAWKNAGADRYLLRFETSDRALFARIHPGRVHVAGDRVQRLRELRRMGFEIGGGVMVGIPGQSYASLADDVMTFRELDLDMIGVGPFLAHPATPMGRGEIASLPVGEQVPATKEMTCKVVALARLACPDANIPSTTALATLAPEQGRELGLARGANIVMPNLTPFRYRSLYEIYPAKSCISEDPVDFNAQLVARIRAIGREVGEGPGAAPAWRRR, from the coding sequence ATGCGTGAGCCGGGTCTACCCATCGACTTCTCCGACCGGTCGTCGATCGAGGCGTGGCTTTGCGAAGGCGACCCGATCCGGCTGGAGGAGTTGTGGATCGCGGCCGACGAGATGCGGCGCGAGCACGTCGGCGACGCCGTGCATCTGCGGGGACTTGTGGAAATCTCGAATCACTGCGTGCGTCAGTGTCTATACTGCGGTATCCGCGCGGGCCATCGTGAACTCGTCCGATACCGGCTCACCATGTCGGAAGTCCTCGAATGCGCTCACGAAGCGGTGCGTCGCGGATACGGCACGCTGGTTGTGCAGGCAGGAGAAGACCCGGGTTGGACCCGGGACAGCGTGTGCGATTTGATCCGGCGAGTGAAAAGCGAAACGGGCCTCGCCGTGACGCTTTCGCTGGGCGAACGAGACGACGACGAAATCCTCGCATGGAAAAACGCGGGCGCGGACCGTTATCTTTTGCGTTTCGAGACGTCCGATCGCGCGCTGTTCGCGAGGATCCACCCGGGTCGCGTGCATGTCGCCGGCGATCGTGTCCAGAGGCTTCGGGAGCTGAGAAGGATGGGTTTCGAGATCGGCGGCGGTGTGATGGTGGGCATTCCCGGCCAGTCGTACGCCAGTCTCGCCGACGACGTGATGACGTTCCGCGAACTCGACCTCGACATGATCGGAGTGGGCCCGTTTCTCGCGCATCCGGCCACGCCGATGGGCCGAGGCGAGATCGCGTCGCTGCCCGTCGGCGAGCAGGTCCCCGCGACGAAAGAGATGACGTGCAAGGTCGTGGCACTCGCGCGCCTCGCATGCCCGGATGCCAACATCCCCAGCACTACGGCGCTCGCCACGCTCGCACCGGAGCAGGGTCGCGAACTCGGCCTTGCGCGCGGCGCCAATATCGTCATGCCGAATCTGACGCCGTTTCGTTATCGCAGTCTCTACGAGATCTATCCGGCGAAATCGTGCATTTCCGAGGACCCGGTCGATTTCAACGCGCAACTCGTCGCCCGGATCCGGGCGATCGGGCGCGAGGTGGGCGAAGGACCCGGCGCGGCGCCCGCGTGGCGACGACGCTAG